One region of Glycine max cultivar Williams 82 chromosome 9, Glycine_max_v4.0, whole genome shotgun sequence genomic DNA includes:
- the LOC100814976 gene encoding probable serine/threonine-protein kinase sky1, translating to MSCSSSSGSEEDDEGFDSYRKGGYHAVRVADQFAGGRYIAQRKLGWGQFSTVWLAYDTTTSAYVALKIQKSAAQFVQAALHEIDVLTSLSDGADMDSKCVVHLIDHFKHTGPNGQHLCMVLEFLGDSLLRLIKYNRYKGLPLNKVREICKCILIGLDYLHREHGIIHSDLKPENVLLVSTIDPGKDPVRSGLTPILERPEGSINGGGVTSLIEKKLKRRARRAVAKISGRSSPIGGIEAPKSERNLDGIDVRCKVVDFGNACWADKQFAEEIQTRQYRAPEVILHAGYSFSVDMWSFACIAFELATGDMLFTPKDGQGFSEDEDHLALMMELLGKMPRKVATSGAKSKDFFDRHGDLRRIRRLKFWPLSKLLVVRYKFSERDAHEFSEFLSPLLDFAPEKRPTAQQCLQHPWLQGIESTPNEMRNESSVEKVDVGMSNLQIKVGK from the exons ATGTCGTGTTCTTCTTCATCTGGTTCTGAAGAGGACGATGAGGGGTTCGACTCTTACCGGAAAGGAGGGTACCACGCCGTAAGAGTCGCCGACCAGTTCGCCGGCGGCAGGTACATAGCGCAGAGGAAGCTCGGTTGGGGCCAGTTTTCAACAGTTTGGCTTGCCTATGATACTACTACATCT GCATATGTCGCTCTCAAGATCCAGAAAAGTGCGGCCCAGTTTGTTCAGGCTGCCCTTCATGAAATTGATGTTCTTACATCCCTTTCTGATGGTGCCGACATGGATTCAAAATGTGTTGTCCATTTGATTGATCACTTTAAGCACACAGGTCCTAATGGCCAGCACCTTTGCATGGTGCTTGAGTTTCTTGGGGATAGTTTGCTTCGTCTAATCAAATATAATCGGTACAAAGGCCTTCCATTGAATAAAGTTAGGGAGATTTGCAAGTGCATTTTGATTGGTTTGGATTATTTGCATAGAGAACATGGTATTATCCACTCAGACCTAAAACCAGAAAATGTTCTTCTGGTTTCTACCATTGATCCTGGCAAAGACCCCGTTAGATCTGGACTCACCCCAATATTAGAGAGGCCCGAGGGTAGCATAAATGGTGGTGGAGTTACTAGTCTTATTGagaaaaagttgaaaagaaGAGCTAGGAGGGCAGTTGCAAAAATATCTGGAAGAAGTTCTCCAATAGGAGGAATTGAAGCTCCAAAGTCTGAGAGAAATCTTGATGGGATTGATGTGAGATGCAAGGTGGTAGATTTTGGAAATGCTTGTTGGGCCGATAAGCAGTTTGCAGAAGAAATTCAGACAAGACAGTACAGAGCTCCTGAAGTAATACTGCACGCCGGTTATTCATTCTCTGTTGACATGTGGTCTTTCGCTTGCATTGCTTTTGAGCTTGCCACTGGTGATATGCTATTTACTCCCAAGGATGGACAAGGTTTTAGTGAGGATGAG GATCACCTTGCCCTGATGATGGAACTCCTTGGAAAGATGCCCCGGAAG GTTGCTACTTCTGGAGCAAAATCCAAGGATTTCTTTGACAGACATGGAGATCTCAGGAGGATTCGCAGACTAAAGTTTTGGCCGCTAAGCAAACTGTTGGTTGTTAGATATAAATTTTCAGAGCGTGATGCTCATGAGTTTTCAGAGTTTCTTTCACCACTTCTTGATTTTGCACCCGAGAAGCGGCCAACAGCACAGCAGTGCCTGCAACACCCATGGCTCCAGGGCATAGAGTCTACACCAAATGAAATGAGAAATGAATCTAGTGTGGAAAAGGTGGATGTTGGGATGAGCAACCTTCAAATCAAGGTGGGAAAGTGA